From Candidatus Methylomirabilota bacterium, the proteins below share one genomic window:
- the rhaD gene encoding bifunctional rhamnulose-1-phosphate aldolase/short-chain dehydrogenase, which produces MNSRWDDATAATLGGLDLLVYASRLIGAETSLVVWGGGNTSIKQTERDHRGRECRVLRVKGSGSDLKSIQKKDFPGVRMDDIEALLPREDMGDAEMVDYLRFALQDPGGARPSIETLLHGFLSAPAVFHTHADAVVSLTNNANAARVLQEVYDDEVVALPYRRPGFRISKEVADTLAARPRLRAMLLQKHGTICWGDTVKDAYLATIELISRAEEAIAHRAKGRARFGGVALTPPAADERRRVALAVAPHLRGLVGSERRQIVHFDDAPDILEFASSRDAAALCEIGPATPDHTIYTKRLPCFIPLDRPGDAEAVKAALEAGVARFVRDYTAYFEAHNREGATLVDAYPRVIVVGGLGMFTTGKDRRTAGIVDDIYHHTVSVQGAATSFGPYVSLSARDAFDVEYWPLELYKLQQAPPEKELARRIALVTGGAGGIGRAVALRLAAEGAHVVVADVDGAGAGKVADEVLAAQGAGRALGLALDVTSETSVRRALEETVLAYGGLDIVVSNAGIAHSAPVDSMELADWERSFAVNSTGHFLIAREAMRVLKAQRLGGAFVFVATKNVMSPGKDFSAYSAAKAAEAQLAKVLALEGGPHGIRSNIVNPDAVFRDSKLWSEDVRRERARAQGISVDDLEDFYRKRNILARPILPEDVAEAVLFLASDRSAKTTGCSIAVDGGVKDAFPR; this is translated from the coding sequence CCTCAAGAGCATCCAAAAGAAGGACTTCCCCGGCGTCCGCATGGACGACATCGAGGCGCTGCTCCCGCGCGAGGACATGGGCGACGCCGAGATGGTCGACTATCTCCGCTTCGCGCTGCAGGATCCCGGCGGCGCGCGGCCGTCGATCGAGACCCTCCTCCACGGCTTCCTGTCCGCGCCGGCGGTCTTTCACACCCACGCCGACGCCGTGGTCTCGCTGACCAACAACGCGAACGCCGCCCGGGTGCTCCAGGAGGTCTACGACGACGAGGTCGTGGCGCTGCCGTACCGGCGGCCCGGCTTCCGCATCTCCAAGGAGGTGGCGGACACCCTCGCGGCCAGGCCCCGCCTCCGCGCCATGCTGCTGCAGAAGCACGGCACCATCTGCTGGGGCGACACGGTGAAGGACGCCTACCTCGCCACCATCGAGCTGATCAGCAGGGCCGAGGAAGCGATCGCCCACCGCGCGAAGGGCCGGGCGCGCTTCGGTGGCGTCGCGCTCACGCCTCCCGCGGCCGACGAGCGTCGGCGCGTGGCCCTGGCGGTGGCGCCGCACCTGCGCGGGCTAGTGGGGAGCGAGCGGCGGCAGATCGTCCACTTTGACGACGCGCCGGACATCCTCGAGTTCGCGTCTTCTCGGGACGCGGCGGCTCTTTGTGAGATCGGCCCCGCGACCCCCGACCACACGATCTACACCAAGCGGCTGCCATGCTTCATTCCCCTCGATCGACCCGGGGACGCCGAGGCGGTGAAGGCCGCGCTCGAGGCGGGGGTGGCGCGCTTCGTCCGGGACTACACCGCCTACTTCGAGGCGCACAACCGCGAGGGCGCGACGCTGGTCGACGCCTACCCGCGCGTGATCGTGGTGGGCGGGCTCGGCATGTTCACGACGGGGAAGGACCGTCGCACCGCGGGCATCGTCGACGACATCTACCACCACACCGTCTCGGTGCAGGGGGCGGCCACGAGCTTTGGGCCCTATGTCTCCCTGTCCGCCCGCGACGCCTTCGACGTGGAGTACTGGCCGCTCGAGCTCTACAAGCTCCAGCAGGCGCCGCCAGAGAAGGAGCTGGCCCGGCGCATCGCGCTCGTGACGGGCGGGGCGGGCGGCATCGGTCGCGCGGTGGCGCTGCGGCTGGCCGCCGAGGGCGCCCACGTGGTGGTGGCCGACGTGGACGGCGCGGGGGCGGGCAAGGTGGCGGACGAGGTGCTGGCCGCCCAGGGCGCCGGCCGCGCCCTCGGGCTCGCCCTGGACGTGACCAGCGAGACCTCGGTGCGGCGTGCCCTCGAGGAGACCGTGCTCGCCTACGGCGGCCTCGACATCGTCGTGTCGAACGCGGGCATCGCCCACTCCGCGCCCGTGGACTCCATGGAGCTGGCCGACTGGGAGCGCTCGTTCGCGGTGAACAGCACCGGCCACTTCCTGATCGCCCGCGAGGCCATGCGCGTGCTCAAGGCCCAGCGGCTGGGCGGAGCGTTCGTCTTCGTCGCCACCAAGAACGTGATGTCGCCGGGCAAGGACTTCTCGGCTTACTCCGCCGCCAAGGCCGCCGAGGCGCAGCTCGCCAAGGTCCTCGCGCTCGAAGGCGGGCCGCACGGCATCCGGTCGAACATCGTGAACCCCGACGCCGTGTTCCGCGACTCCAAGCTCTGGTCGGAGGACGTGCGCCGCGAGCGCGCCCGCGCCCAGGGCATCAGCGTGGACGACCTCGAGGACTTCTATCGCAAGCGCAACATCCTGGCCCGGCCGATCCTGCCCGAGGACGTGGCGGAGGCCGTGCTCTTCCTCGCGTCCGACCGCTCCGCCAAGACCACCGGCTGCAGCATCGCGGTGGACGGCGGCGTGAAGGACGCCTTCCCCCGTTGA
- a CDS encoding thiamine pyrophosphate-binding protein, with amino-acid sequence MADLSGGHLVARTLAQAGVGHIFTLCGGHILPIYDGCITENIAVVDMRHEQAAAHAADAYARLTRNVGVAVVTAGPGVTDAVTGVANAYSARSPVLLIGGAAPLGLRGLGALQETEQVGLLRPITKGSWSVAETRQIPEVLTTAIRTALTGRPGPVFVEIPVDLLMTLVEDRLAPIPTQYVHRERQAADPDGIARLADLLMRAKRPVIMAGSGVYWDDAAKDLQSFAEGAGVPVFMNGAGRGSLPSDHPLAFSQARGMALGQSDLVLVLGAPLDFRLGYGRPPSFAEDAQVVMVDCDAVELGRNRPLALGLVGHIGLVLRQLADALPAGQATRGRDWLGSIRKKEAESQAKLMAERQSSDVPISHYRMAHEIAAVVDAGTTVVGDGGDVVGCASKIVPLQRPGQWMDPGPFGCLGVGPSFALAAKLLRPADRVLLIAGDGAFGLNGMEIETAVRFRLPMTVIVGNDGGWGQIRNPQLSFFGAERAVGTSLPLTRYDRLVESLGGKGIHVTDPAAIRPALERALGSGEVYGINVELDPAAYRRTGQVSMAI; translated from the coding sequence ATGGCGGATCTCAGCGGCGGGCATCTGGTCGCGCGCACGCTCGCGCAGGCGGGTGTCGGGCACATCTTCACGCTCTGCGGCGGGCACATCCTGCCCATCTACGACGGCTGCATCACCGAGAACATCGCGGTGGTGGACATGCGGCACGAGCAGGCGGCGGCGCATGCCGCCGACGCCTACGCGCGCCTCACACGCAATGTCGGCGTCGCCGTCGTGACGGCGGGGCCGGGCGTCACCGACGCGGTGACCGGCGTGGCCAACGCCTACTCGGCGCGCAGCCCGGTGCTGCTCATCGGCGGCGCGGCGCCCCTCGGCCTGCGCGGGCTCGGCGCGCTCCAGGAGACGGAGCAGGTCGGGCTCCTCCGCCCGATCACGAAGGGATCGTGGTCGGTGGCGGAGACGCGGCAGATTCCCGAGGTGCTGACCACCGCCATCCGTACCGCGCTCACCGGGCGCCCCGGCCCCGTGTTCGTCGAGATTCCCGTCGATCTGCTCATGACCCTGGTCGAGGATCGCCTGGCGCCCATCCCGACGCAGTACGTCCACCGCGAGCGTCAGGCCGCCGACCCCGACGGGATCGCGCGCCTCGCGGACCTACTGATGCGAGCGAAGCGGCCGGTCATCATGGCGGGGAGCGGGGTCTACTGGGACGACGCGGCCAAGGATCTCCAGAGCTTCGCCGAGGGCGCGGGCGTCCCGGTGTTCATGAACGGCGCCGGGCGCGGCTCCCTGCCCAGCGATCATCCGCTCGCGTTCAGCCAGGCTCGGGGGATGGCGCTCGGCCAGTCGGACCTCGTGCTCGTCCTGGGCGCGCCCCTCGACTTCCGGCTGGGCTACGGCCGGCCGCCGTCTTTCGCCGAGGACGCGCAAGTCGTCATGGTGGACTGCGATGCGGTCGAGCTGGGCCGCAATCGCCCGCTCGCGCTCGGGCTCGTCGGGCACATCGGCCTCGTGCTGCGCCAGCTCGCGGACGCGCTGCCCGCGGGCCAGGCCACGCGGGGCAGGGACTGGCTGGGATCGATTCGCAAGAAGGAGGCGGAGAGCCAGGCCAAGCTGATGGCCGAGCGCCAGTCGAGCGACGTGCCCATCAGCCACTACCGCATGGCCCACGAGATCGCGGCCGTCGTGGACGCGGGCACCACCGTGGTGGGCGACGGGGGCGACGTGGTCGGCTGCGCGTCCAAGATCGTGCCGCTCCAGCGGCCGGGACAGTGGATGGATCCGGGCCCCTTCGGCTGCCTCGGGGTGGGGCCGTCCTTCGCCCTTGCCGCCAAGCTCCTCCGTCCCGCGGATCGCGTGCTGCTGATCGCGGGCGACGGCGCCTTCGGGCTCAATGGCATGGAGATCGAGACTGCGGTGCGCTTCCGCCTCCCCATGACGGTGATCGTGGGCAACGACGGCGGCTGGGGGCAGATCCGCAACCCACAGCTGTCCTTCTTTGGCGCCGAGCGCGCGGTGGGCACCTCGCTCCCCCTCACGCGCTACGACCGTCTCGTGGAGTCGCTGGGCGGGAAGGGGATTCACGTCACCGACCCCGCCGCGATCCGGCCCGCGCTCGAGCGCGCGCTCGGCTCCGGCGAGGTCTATGGCATCAATGTGGAGCTGGACCCGGCGGCCTACCGGCGCACCGGCCAGGTCTCGATGGCGATCTAA
- a CDS encoding TIGR03619 family F420-dependent LLM class oxidoreductase — MIGFGAFLSMHPPQEQWALARRVEALGYESLWTGDHVSFHGPIYESLTLLASYASVTQRIRLGTAVYLLALRHPTIAAKITSTLDALSEGRLIFGVGVGGENPKEFEASGIPHTERGARVTEGIDVVRALWRDTPASFKGRFTSFEALSLDPKPVQRPGPPIWIGGRSDAALARAGRQGDGWVSYVVQPERYKASVEKIRAAAAAAGRRLDGFVAAHLAFITVGKDYEAAERAWVERLSRRYAQDFGPLTGKYGIIGTPAQCQETMERFVAGGCGYFLMNPICDPADEAAQLETIAADIMPRFRGH; from the coding sequence ATGATCGGCTTCGGCGCGTTCCTCTCGATGCACCCGCCGCAGGAGCAGTGGGCGCTCGCCCGCCGCGTGGAAGCCCTGGGCTACGAATCGCTCTGGACGGGCGACCACGTGTCCTTCCACGGGCCGATCTACGAGTCGCTGACGCTGCTCGCCTCGTACGCGAGCGTCACGCAGCGGATACGCCTCGGCACCGCGGTCTATCTCCTCGCCCTCCGGCACCCCACCATCGCCGCCAAGATCACCTCGACGCTGGACGCCCTGTCGGAAGGGCGGCTGATCTTCGGGGTCGGCGTGGGTGGCGAGAACCCGAAGGAGTTCGAGGCGTCGGGCATCCCGCACACGGAGCGCGGCGCGCGCGTGACCGAGGGTATCGACGTGGTCCGCGCCCTCTGGCGCGACACGCCCGCCAGCTTCAAGGGGCGCTTCACGTCGTTCGAGGCCTTGAGCCTCGATCCCAAGCCGGTGCAGCGCCCGGGGCCGCCCATCTGGATCGGCGGGCGCTCGGACGCGGCGCTCGCCCGCGCGGGCCGCCAGGGCGACGGCTGGGTGTCCTACGTCGTGCAGCCGGAGCGCTACAAGGCGAGCGTCGAGAAGATCCGCGCCGCGGCGGCCGCGGCCGGGCGCCGGCTCGACGGGTTCGTCGCGGCGCATCTGGCCTTCATCACGGTGGGGAAGGACTACGAGGCGGCCGAGCGCGCGTGGGTGGAGCGGCTGAGCCGGCGCTACGCGCAGGACTTCGGGCCGCTCACGGGGAAGTACGGCATCATCGGCACGCCCGCGCAGTGCCAGGAGACGATGGAGCGATTCGTCGCGGGCGGCTGCGGCTACTTCCTTATGAACCCGATCTGCGATCCCGCGGACGAGGCCGCGCAGCTCGAGACCATCGCCGCCGACATCATGCCGCGCTTCCGCGGCCACTAG
- a CDS encoding FAD-dependent oxidoreductase: MEAVRALNPDVIEVDLRMVDPPTFAFAAGQWVSVPFGPKIVRAYSMASAPETGERFTLSVDVSPSGLGSQWIRGLKPRDPVTFKGPTGGFVLDRADTRRPVFIAEEIGVVPIRSILLDLYGGGFGGGAALIQWARNPSWLLYEADFRALTRDHKGFSYLPVLREPSPGWRGERGECHEAVDRLVHSVDRSVVYVCGGEATIKLVRQALVAKGMDRKSVKWEKFW, encoded by the coding sequence GTGGAGGCGGTCCGCGCCCTCAATCCCGACGTCATCGAGGTCGATCTCCGCATGGTCGATCCACCGACCTTCGCCTTCGCGGCGGGCCAGTGGGTGTCGGTGCCGTTCGGCCCCAAGATCGTGCGCGCCTACAGCATGGCCTCGGCGCCGGAAACCGGTGAGCGCTTCACTCTCTCCGTGGACGTGTCGCCAAGTGGGCTCGGCTCCCAGTGGATCCGGGGGCTCAAGCCGCGTGACCCCGTCACGTTCAAGGGGCCCACAGGCGGCTTCGTGCTCGACCGCGCGGACACGCGGCGCCCGGTGTTCATCGCCGAGGAGATCGGCGTGGTGCCGATCCGGTCCATCCTGCTCGACCTCTACGGCGGGGGCTTCGGCGGCGGGGCCGCCCTGATCCAGTGGGCGCGCAACCCGTCATGGCTCCTCTATGAGGCGGATTTCCGGGCCCTCACGCGCGATCACAAAGGCTTCTCCTATCTCCCGGTGCTTCGCGAGCCGTCGCCGGGCTGGCGCGGCGAGCGGGGCGAGTGTCACGAGGCGGTGGATCGCCTCGTGCACAGCGTCGATCGCTCCGTCGTCTATGTGTGCGGCGGCGAGGCCACGATCAAGCTGGTACGGCAGGCGCTCGTCGCCAAGGGGATGGATCGGAAGAGCGTGAAGTGGGAGAAGTTCTGGTGA